The following are encoded together in the Oncorhynchus masou masou isolate Uvic2021 chromosome 5, UVic_Omas_1.1, whole genome shotgun sequence genome:
- the LOC135534098 gene encoding basigin-like, giving the protein MALRTAGSVLGVFLWSVAVVLSQNGWSVTYTSQSICTLKGSTVEMSCSYTYPSGTVTSTLWFTKVYDVENYVSLLDDPDYKGRVMYRSDKTNGHTLTITDLRESDSATYMFRFITNQTKGKYFGSPGVTLSVPDLQVKVTTTWWSMTLTCSTTCTLTDNPTYIWYRNSKIVQEDSSPSYSVYFETEDSFYCAVKGINSPAVYGPKNTSVSVSPSGEIVEGSSVNLTCSSDANPPVDKYTWYKITYKKMSMRHSGQSYTIHNISSEDREGYYCEALNIIGREHIPVHINVTSVFPWVPVVGVGAVLTAGALLFTIYCTLKRRSTGGSDTTADTLNVTDSPSDTDPHIDAEPSDYENWSKPQKNLD; this is encoded by the exons atggccttgagaacagcaggaagtgtgttgggggtctttctctggtctgtagcAG TGGTACTGAGTCAGAATGGCTGGAGTGTTACATACACCAGTCAGAGTATCTGTaccttgaaggggtcaacagtggagatgtcctgctcttacacatatcccagTGGTACAGTCACATCAACCTTGTGGTTCACTAAAGTTTATGATGTGGAGAATTATGTGAGTCTGTTAGATGACCCAGACTACAAAGGTCGTGTGATGTACCGTAGTGATAAGACGAATGGACATACCCTGACaatcacagacctgagagagagtgaCTCAGCTACGTACATGTTCAGATTTATAACAAATCAGACCAAAGGGAAATATTTTGGGAGCCCTGGAGTCACTTTGTCTGTTCCAG ACCTGCAGGTGAAGGTGACCACTACATGGTGGTCAAtgacactgacctgtagcaccacctgtactctgactgacaaccccacctacatctggtacaggAACAGTAAGATTGTACAAGAGGACTCCTCCCCCTCGTACTCAGTCTACTTTGAAACTGAAGACAGCTTCTACTGTGCTGTAAAAGGCATCAATtctcctgcagtgt ATGGCCCAAAGAACacctcagtgtcagtcagtccctccggtgaaatagtggagggcagttcagtgaatctgacctgcagcagtgatgccaaccCACCTGTGGACAAATACACCTGGTACAAGATAACATATAAGAAAATGTCAATGAGACATTCTGGACAGAGTTACACCATCCATAATATCAGctctgaggacagagagggatACTACTGTGAGGCTCTGAACATTATAGGGAGAGAACATATCCCTGTCCATATTAATGTTACAT CTGTGTTTCCCTGGGTTcctgtggtgggggtgggggctgTCCTGACTGCTGGAGCTCTGCTCTTCACCATCTACTGCACTCTGAAGAG GAGATCCACTGGAGGAAGTGATACCACAGCAGACACACTG AATGTGACAGACTCTCCCAGTGACACAGACCCTCATATAGATGCTGAGCCCTCCGATTATGAGAACTGGAGCAAACCACAAaagaacctggactga